The Roseovarius indicus genome has a segment encoding these proteins:
- a CDS encoding chorismate mutase: MTDATTRAATLLKEHRESIDRLDAILVYTLGERFKHTQAVGKLKAEHDLPPSDPAREEAQIARLEDLATQADLDPDFAKKFLNFIIAEVIRHHQQHQS; this comes from the coding sequence CTGCTGAAGGAACACCGCGAGAGCATCGACAGGCTCGACGCGATCCTCGTCTACACGCTCGGCGAGCGCTTCAAACACACCCAGGCCGTGGGCAAGCTCAAGGCCGAACATGACCTTCCCCCGTCCGATCCGGCCCGCGAAGAGGCCCAGATCGCACGGCTCGAAGACCTGGCGACCCAGGCCGATCTCGACCCGGATTTCGCCAAGAAGTTCCTGAACTTCATCATCGCCGAGGTGATCCGGCATCACCAGCAACACCAATCGTAG
- the rpsP gene encoding 30S ribosomal protein S16 has protein sequence MAMKIRLSRGGSKKRPFYSIVAADSRMPRDGRFIEKLGTYNPLLPKDSEDRVKMNVERIQHWMDHGAQPSDRVARFLENAGVLDKKERSNPKKGTPGQKAQDRAEEKAEKAKAAAEAANAPAEEAPAEETASEEATEE, from the coding sequence ATGGCCATGAAAATCCGCCTGTCCCGTGGTGGCAGCAAGAAACGCCCCTTCTACAGCATCGTGGCTGCCGACAGCCGCATGCCGCGTGACGGCCGCTTCATCGAGAAGCTGGGCACCTACAACCCGCTTCTGCCGAAAGACAGCGAAGACCGCGTCAAGATGAACGTCGAGCGCATCCAGCACTGGATGGATCACGGCGCCCAGCCGTCCGATCGCGTTGCGCGCTTCCTCGAGAACGCCGGCGTGCTCGACAAGAAAGAGCGCTCGAACCCGAAGAAGGGCACCCCGGGCCAGAAAGCCCAGGACCGCGCCGAGGAGAAGGCCGAGAAAGCCAAGGCCGCCGCCGAAGCCGCCAATGCCCCGGCCGAGGAAGCCCCGGCAGAAGAGACCGCTTCCGAAGAGGCGACCGAAGAGTAA
- the bluB gene encoding 5,6-dimethylbenzimidazole synthase: MSRFTSDFQSGLIDLMRWRRDVRRFRTDPVDEALLRQCLDTFLYAPSVGLSEPWRIVRLDSDTARAAALANFRETNAKALDGYSGEKAKLYSTLKLTGMQEAPVQLAIFCDTATGKGAGLGVLSMPEMRQYSVVAAITQFWLYARAQGLGVGWVSILDPARLRRDLEVPEGWKLVAYLCVGWPEAVSDTPELEHAGWEDRRGSLPLEVR, from the coding sequence ATGTCGCGGTTCACATCAGACTTCCAGTCCGGCCTGATCGACCTGATGCGGTGGCGGCGCGACGTGCGCCGCTTCCGCACCGATCCGGTGGACGAGGCGCTGCTGCGGCAGTGCCTCGACACCTTTCTTTACGCCCCCTCCGTGGGGCTGTCCGAGCCATGGCGCATCGTCCGGCTCGACAGCGACACCGCACGCGCGGCGGCCCTCGCCAATTTCCGCGAAACCAACGCAAAGGCGCTCGACGGTTATTCCGGTGAGAAGGCGAAGCTCTACAGCACCCTCAAGCTCACCGGCATGCAGGAGGCGCCCGTACAGCTCGCCATCTTCTGCGACACCGCGACCGGAAAGGGCGCCGGTCTCGGCGTGCTTTCCATGCCCGAGATGCGGCAGTATTCCGTGGTCGCCGCCATCACCCAGTTCTGGCTCTATGCAAGGGCACAGGGCCTCGGCGTCGGCTGGGTCTCGATCCTCGACCCCGCCCGCCTCCGCCGCGACCTCGAGGTGCCGGAAGGCTGGAAACTGGTGGCCTATCTCTGTGTCGGCTGGCCCGAGGCCGTCTCCGACACCCCTGAACTCGAACATGCCGGGTGGGAAGACCGCCGCGGCTCGCTCCCTCTGGAGGTGCGCTGA